Genomic window (Clostridiales bacterium):
GATGCTGGTAATCAACGGAGTTCTGACTTCTTATGATGATGGCGTTTCCGAAAGCCTATATCAGAAACAACAAAATGTGCTTAGGAATATCCCGCAGGGTTTGAAAAAAATGGCCATATATATGGTCCCACTCAGAGCTTATAACATTATCGGAATCGACAATGTAAGAGCCTTGCTGACTAAAGATCAATATATTGTACGTGATGAGAAGATCAATGTTCAAACGATCCTTCATCTGAAAGATGTCATTGACGATTTATACCGTACAAACAAAAAAGTGATTTTTACAATGGGGAAAGGCGGCGTCGGAAAGACCACAGTTGCAGCTGCGATTGCGCTGGGTCTTTCAAAAAGGGGAAGGAAAGTTCATCTGACCACAACAGACCCGGCGGATAATCTTAAATTTGTGATTAACGAATCCAGCGGCATCACCATGAGCCATATCGATGAGCACGCCGAACTGAAAAAATATCAAAAAGAAATCATCTCAAAAGCAAGAAAAACCATGTCTGATGATGATATTGCCTATATTGAGGAAGATTTACGCTCCCCGTGTACACAGGAAATCGCTGTATTCCGAGCTTTTGCAGAGATTGTTGAAAAAGCAGAAGATCAGACCGTTGTGATCGATACTGCACCGACAGGCCATACTATTTTATTGCTTGATTCGACTCAAAGTTACAATCAGGAGATCAAACGCTCACAAGGCGAAATTCCCGAATCCGCGAAGAAGCTTCTCCCACGTCTCCGTAATACCCATGAAACCGAAGTTATTATTGTAACTTTAGCTGAAGATACGCCCGTATATGAAGCGCTGCGCCTTGAAGATGATTTAAAACGTACAGGTATCGGAGTAAAGTGGTGGATAATTAATTCATCATTCTACCGTACCGATACAACGAATAAGATACTTTCCGCAAAGGTAAACAATGAGATTGAATGGATCAACAAGGTGGCTGAACATTCAAAAGGAAATTTTGCCGTTATTGGATGGAAAGCAGATGAGATAAAGGATGATGAGTTGCTTAAACTGTAAATTTTAATATTTTTCAGCAGGTGAAGGTGCATATTCTTCAAATAATCTTTATACACATAGCAGGTGACCCTAATTTGACAAAGGTTCAAGGAAGGGCACCTGCTTTTGTCATATTCGGCAACAGCCATATCCCCTCCAGACATTTCACTAATAAGTACCTATCTTCAATTCAACTTTTATATATAAAGTATACCTTTTATATAAAAAATATACTTTATAGTTAGTAAATTCAAAATATTTTATACTAAATAGCAAACTTGATGGATTTATTATTATAGTATGAAAATATATAATATTCCAAAAGGAGTTGAGAAATGTGCAGTTTACTCACAAAACAGATACAAAGACCCAAGTTAAGATAAAGTCATCTGAAAATGTATCATTTATGACATATGTTATGCAGAATAAATGGTTATACATTTTTTTGGCAATAGGTATGATATATCTTTTTATATTTAATTATCTTCCAATGTATGGCGTTGTTATTGCTTTTCAAAACTTCAGCCCGGTTAAAGGTTTCCTCAAGAGCGAGTGGGTGGGGCTTGCCAATTTTAAATATTTATTTCATTCAAGAGATTTCATTGAAGTATTCAAAAATTCGATTCTGATAAGCCTATATAGGATTTTTTGGGGATTCCCCGCACCGATAATACTGGCACTTATGTTGAATGAAGTGAAAAATCTTGTTTTCAAGCGCTCAATACAAACAGTTGTTTATCTTCCCCATTTTATATCATGGGTTGTACTTGCCAGCATGGTGGTTAATTTTCTTGCACCATCAGGAGGTCTTGTAAATAACATAATAGTTGCGTTAGGGGGAAAGCCCATATCATTTTTGACCAGCACCAAGTGGTTTCGTACTGTCCTGGTGGTAACCGATATATTCAAGGGAGTTGGGTGGGGTACGATTGTTTACCTGGCATCGATGACATCCATTGATCCCGGGCTGTATGAGGCTGCAATTATTGATGGTGCCACGAGAATGCAGAGAATAAAATATATTACATTGCCCGGCATATCATCGACGATAGTCGTACTCCTTGTTCTAAGGATGGGCGGTATCCTGAGGAACGGTTTTGAACAGATATTCCTGTTGTACAGTCCATTGGTTTATCCGGTAGCGGACGTATTTGAAACTTATACATACCGTGTCGGTCTTCTGGAAGGCAGATTCAGTTATGCCACTGCGGTGGGGCTGTTTCAGTCGGTGGTAGGATTTATACTGATAATGCTGACGAATAGAATATCTAAGATCATCAACGGCAGCAGTTTATGGTAGGGAGGATGAGGTTGTTATTATGGCGTCGATGAAAAAAAAGATTGATTTTTTTGACATAGTAAATTACGTGTTTCTTGTTATTATTGCAGTCATAATGCTTTATCCGTTTGTAAATGCAATTGCAATCTCATTCAGCACATATGACGGGTATCTTAAAAATCCGTTCATGGTGATAACCACCGAATGGAGCCTTGAAGGGTTTAAATATGTTTTTAAAAACGGCCTCATAATGAGAAGCTATGGCAATACGGTTTTTGTTGTGGTTTCAGCGACTTTACTGGGATTGTTTTTTACGATAATTATGGCATATCCCCTTTCAAAGAGAAATTTGAGAGGCAAAAAAGTATTCATGTATTTGCTGATATTTACAATGATGTTCAATGGAGGATTGATCCCCAACTTTTATCTTATAAAAAGCCTTGGTTGGCTGGATAAATACTGGGCTCTGATCATTCCGGGCGCTCTGGGCGCTTATAATGTAATCCTGATGAAGAGCTTTTTTGAAGGCATTCCATCAAGCTTAGTTGAGGCGGCCAAGATAGACGGCGCATCGGACATTACTGTCCTGGTAAAGATAATGCTGCC
Coding sequences:
- the arsA gene encoding arsenical pump-driving ATPase, translated to MKNFNPQTIGLTKYLFYTGKGGVGKTSVACATAVSLADCGEKVLLISTDPASNLQDVFDTEITNKGVEIKEVPNLVVSNLDPIQAAAEYRKSVIGPYRGKLPDVVIKNMEEQLSGSCTVEIAAFNEFSKFITDETVQKEYDHIIFDTAPTGHTLRMLQLPSAWSNFISESTHGASCLGQLSGLESKKEVYKKAVETLSDRGKTTLILVSRPEEAPLKEAERASKELADIGIDNQMLVINGVLTSYDDGVSESLYQKQQNVLRNIPQGLKKMAIYMVPLRAYNIIGIDNVRALLTKDQYIVRDEKINVQTILHLKDVIDDLYRTNKKVIFTMGKGGVGKTTVAAAIALGLSKRGRKVHLTTTDPADNLKFVINESSGITMSHIDEHAELKKYQKEIISKARKTMSDDDIAYIEEDLRSPCTQEIAVFRAFAEIVEKAEDQTVVIDTAPTGHTILLLDSTQSYNQEIKRSQGEIPESAKKLLPRLRNTHETEVIIVTLAEDTPVYEALRLEDDLKRTGIGVKWWIINSSFYRTDTTNKILSAKVNNEIEWINKVAEHSKGNFAVIGWKADEIKDDELLKL
- a CDS encoding ABC transporter permease subunit, which translates into the protein MQFTHKTDTKTQVKIKSSENVSFMTYVMQNKWLYIFLAIGMIYLFIFNYLPMYGVVIAFQNFSPVKGFLKSEWVGLANFKYLFHSRDFIEVFKNSILISLYRIFWGFPAPIILALMLNEVKNLVFKRSIQTVVYLPHFISWVVLASMVVNFLAPSGGLVNNIIVALGGKPISFLTSTKWFRTVLVVTDIFKGVGWGTIVYLASMTSIDPGLYEAAIIDGATRMQRIKYITLPGISSTIVVLLVLRMGGILRNGFEQIFLLYSPLVYPVADVFETYTYRVGLLEGRFSYATAVGLFQSVVGFILIMLTNRISKIINGSSLW
- a CDS encoding carbohydrate ABC transporter permease, whose translation is MASMKKKIDFFDIVNYVFLVIIAVIMLYPFVNAIAISFSTYDGYLKNPFMVITTEWSLEGFKYVFKNGLIMRSYGNTVFVVVSATLLGLFFTIIMAYPLSKRNLRGKKVFMYLLIFTMMFNGGLIPNFYLIKSLGWLDKYWALIIPGALGAYNVILMKSFFEGIPSSLVEAAKIDGASDITVLVKIMLPLSTPIIATIALFIAVGQWNNFFNALIYMRSPQKWTLQLVLREILMSAQTQLLSVAGDTANLNTIPPETLRYATLVVSVVPIMCVYPFLQKYFVQGITLGAVKG